From the genome of Candidatus Equadaptatus faecalis:
GACAGCGCGTAATGCTTGATAGCGACCTTGCGGCGATTTACGGCTACACAACAAAGGTGTTTAATCAGCAGATTGCACGCAACAAAGAGAAATTTGAAGAAGACTTTATGTTCCCGTTAACCCTTCTTGAAGAAACTGAATATTTATCGAGGTCACAATTTGTGACCTCGATAATGCAGACCAAAGGCATGAAAGGT
Proteins encoded in this window:
- a CDS encoding ORF6N domain-containing protein, yielding MAVKNEIALVTQENIRNKIYTIRGQRVMLDSDLAAIYGYTTKVFNQQIARNKEKFEEDFMFPLTLLEETEYLSRSQFVTSIMQTKGMKGGRTYYPYAFTEQGIYNQSLSSCGLR